Part of the Streptomyces sp. WMMC500 genome is shown below.
GGCGGCGACGACCGCGCCGCTGGCGACGAGGTCGCCGACGATGTCGTAGAGCGTGGTGCGGGACAGCCCGCAGCGGGTCCCGAGTTCGCCGCGGCTGAGGGGCCCGTGCTTGCGCAGCAGGGAGAGCACGAGCTCTTCGTGCTCGCGGCGGAGGCGGGAGAGGGGGCCGGCGGAGGGGTGCATGGCCGACAGCATGGAGACGCCCCGCGTTTTTCGTCAACAGGTCGGAAAAAAGAAACACAGGGCCGCAAGACTCCCGTCACAAAACTCCGTTGCGGCTGCCGCACGATGGGTCGTGCGTGACCTGCGGCGATGGCCGGGGGCGCGGACCCGGCCGGGCGCAGGCGCCGACCGGATTATTTTTCCGACCTGTTGACGAAAATCTTCGGGCGTTCGCATGCTGTGCGCGACGACAGGTCCCGGGGCCGCCGGCGTGCGCGGCACGACGAGGGAGGACGAGAGAAGATGACCCACTCAGCGAGCGGTTCGTCCATCGGCCGGCGGTCCCTGCTGGCGGGCGCCGGCTCCGTGGGCGCGGCGGCGGCGCTGGCGCCCGTACCCGCGTCCGCGGCTCCCGGCACGGCGGGCCCGGCCGGCGGCGGGGGCGGCGAGGGCGGCAACCCGGGGAACTGGCCCGACCCCGAGCCGTACGGCCTGGCCGACACCCGCGCCGACCTCTGGCCCCGCGAGGACAACTCCTTCGTGCTGCCGCTGGAGTTGCGGCCCCGCGACGAGGAGATCGGCCGGGTCTGGATGCGTGACACCTACGTCAACTGCTTCGACGTCGGCGGCCGTCCGCTGTACGTCGCCACCGGCACCAGCCGCGTGCCGGGCCTGGAGACCGCGAGCCCGTGGAACGACGGGATCTTCGTGTGGACGGCCCGCTCCCTGCGCGGGCCCTGGCGGCTTGCCGACACCACCGGGATCCGGCCGGGTGCGGAGAAGGGGAAGGTGTGGTCGCCGGAGTTCGCCGGCGAGAACCGGCCGGGGCGCACCGTCGTCGCGCCGTGGCAGGAGTACTGGCACGACGACATGTTCGGCAAGCGCGCCAACGCCTGGGCGCCGGAGGTGCACTACTTCCGCGGGCGCTGGTACATCGTCGCGTGCATGGGTGACCACTCACGGCTGGTCGGCTCGTTCATGCTGGTGAGCGAGGGTGGGGTGGAGGGCCCGTACCGGCTGGTCGAGGGCAGCCTCGACAAGCCCTTCGGCGACCCGGTCAGGGGCGGCCCGTCGTTCATCGAGCCCGGCGCGTACCACCACATCGACGGCAGCCTGTACAGCGAGGGCGACGACGCCTGGCTGGTCCTCCACAACGACCTGTACGCGAAGTTCCGCGACGACATGGAGGACATCGTCCCGACGACGGCGCTGCCGCGCTTCGCGCAGCAGCGGTACTCCCCCGAGCCGTATCTGGAGGGCGCGTACGTCTTCCGGCACCGCGGGAAGTACTTCCTGCTGCACGCCGCGTGGAACAGGGCCTCGCTCGATCCGTACGGCAGCACGCGGCACGCGTACGAGCCGGGCGGCACCGGCCGCGTGCAGTACCAGTACGACGCGGTGGTGGCCGTCGCCGACCGCTTCGAGGGCCCGTACTCCAGGCGCTGGACCGCGGGCGTGGGCGCCGGGCACAACAACTTCTTCGCCGACGCGGACGGCAGGCTGTGGGCGACGTTCTTCCGCAACCCCAACTTCGGCTACTGGGCGGACCCCGCCCGCATCGCCGACGCCGCCGTCCCCGGCGTCGTGCGGCTGGAGTGGACCGGCGGCGAGGACGGGCGCATCTACGTGCAGCGCCGCCGGGGGCGTGCGGCCGGGCACTGACCGCGCTCCCCCGCTCTCTGCGCCCCGGTGGGTGATCGCCGGGGCGCGTCCGGCGCGCGGCGGACCGGTGGCAGACTGGCACCGGTCCGCCGAAGGAGCCCGCAGTGTCGATGATCAAAAGCCTCCGCCACGTGGTGCGCAGGGCACCCCGGCGCACCGTGGACCTGAGCCACCACGCCCGCTCGCCGCTCGGCAGCGCCGTGGTGAACTGCGTGTCGTATCTGGACGGCGTGCGCCTCCAGCAGGGCAACTGCCCGGCCGCCGAGGCGCTGGGCCACGTGCGCAGGCGCGGGCAGGGCTTCGTGTGGATCGGGCTGCACGAGCCGCGCGAGGAGGAGCTCGCCGGGCTCGCGGACCTGTTCGGGCTGCATCCGCTGGCGGTCGAGGACGCGGTGCACGCGCACCAGCGGCCCAAGGTCGAGCGGTACGACGACACGCTGTTCGCCGTCTTCAAGACCGTGCGCTACGTGGAGCACGCGGAGCTGACCGCGACCAGCGAGGTGGTCGACACCGGCGAGCTGATGGTCTTCGCCGGACCCGACTTCGTGATCACCGTCCGGCACGGGCCGCACGGCTCGCTGGGCCCGCTGCGCGAGACGCTGGAGGCGTCGCCGGAGCAGTTGGCCCAGGGCCCGGCGGCGGTGCTGCACGCGATAGCCGACCACGTCGTCGACGACTACCTCGCGACCGACGCGGTGCAGCGCGACATCGACGACGTGGAGTCCGCCGTCTTCAGCGAGCACGCCCACCGCGGCGACGCGGGCCGGATCTACCAGCTCAAGCGCGAGCTGATGGAGCTGCGCCGGGCCGTCGCCCCACTGGACCGGCCGCTGCAGCGGCTCGCCACCAGCCCCATGCCGCACATCGCGGCAGGGATACGGACGTACTTCCGGGACGTGGCCGACCATCTGCAGCGGATCACCGACCAGATAGCGGCGTACGACACGCTGCTGGACTCCATCCTCCAGGCGCATCTGGCGCAGGTGACCGTGGCGCAGAACGAGGACATGCGGAAGATCACGGCGTGGGCGGCGATCATCGCGATCCCGACCATGGTGTGCGGGGTGTACGGGATGAACTTCGACCACATGCCGGAGCTGGGCTCGGTCTACGGGTATCCGGCGACGCTGCTCGTCATCGCGGTGGCGTGCTCCGTGGTGCACCGGGGCTTCCGCCGCAACGGCTGGCTCTGACCCGCCCCCGCGACGCCCTTTCGCGCCTCCCCGACGGCTCTCCCGCGCGTACACCACCTCTGCGACGAATGTCCGAATCCGTCGGGTACCTGTTGCTCCGATCCGATATGAAGTTGGCGTGCTTCTTGACTTAGAATCTGTCCACCGTAGGATCGGAGACGGCGACAGCCACAGGAAACAGGAAGACCACGTACGGCAGGAGACGAAGACTCCGACATGCGCGTACGCCGCCGTTTCGAACCGCACGGCTGCCCGGAGCCCGGTTCGAGGGTTGCGTCCAGGTGTAAACCGGCCAAACCGCACGGTTCACCCCGGCCTGCCCCGGCGCTTCCGTACTTCCTCCGCCCCGCGGCCCCCGAGCACCGCACCCTCAACCGCATGGTCCGGAAGGATTTTCATGGCCGACAAGCCTGAAGCACACGTCACCGACACCACCCCGGAGGGCGCGACAGGCTGCCCCGTCGCACACGGCCGCGCCCCGCACCCGACCCAGGGCGGCGGCAACCGCCAGTGGTGGCCCGAGCGCCTGAACGTGAAGATCCTCGCCAAGAACCAGCCCGCCTCCAATCCCCTCGGCGAGGACTTCGACTACGCCGAGGCGTTCGCGAGCCTGGACCTGGCGGCGGTCAAGCGGGACATCGCCGAGGTCCTGACGACCTCGCAGGACTGGTGGCCCGCCGACTTCGGCAACTACGGCCCGCTGATCATCCGGATGGCGTGGCACAGCGCCGGCACGTACCGCATCCACGACGGCCGTGGCGGCGCGGGCTCCGGTCAGCAGCGCTTCGCGCCGCTGAACAGTTGGCCGGACAACGGCAACCTCGACAAGGCCCGCCGGCTGCTGTGGCCGGTGAAGCAGAAGTACGGCCAGAGCCTGTCCTGGGCCGACCTGATGATCCTCTCCGGCAACGTCGCACTGGAGACGATGGGCTTTTCGACCTTCGGCTTCGCCGGCGGGCGCGCGGACGTCTGGGAGGCCGAGGAGGACGTCTACTGGGGCCCGGAGACCGAGTGGCTCGGCGACACCCGCTACAGCGGCGACCGCCAGTTGGAGAACCCGCTCGGCGCCGTGCAGATGGGCCTCATCTACGTCAACCCCGAGGGCCCCAACGGCAACCCCGACCCGATCGCCGCGGCCCGCGACATCCGCGAGACCTTCCACCGGATGGCGATGAACGACGAGGAGACCGTCGCCCTCATCGCCGGCGGCCACACCTTCGGCAAGACCCACGGCAACGGCCCCGCCGACGCCGTCGGCCCCGCCCCCGAGGGCGCCCCGATGGAGGCCATGGGCCTGGGCTGGATCAGCACCCACGGCACCGGCAAGGGCGGCGACGCGATCACCAGCGGCCTCGAGGTCACCTGGACCGACACCCCCACCGCCTGGGACAA
Proteins encoded:
- a CDS encoding family 43 glycosylhydrolase yields the protein MTHSASGSSIGRRSLLAGAGSVGAAAALAPVPASAAPGTAGPAGGGGGEGGNPGNWPDPEPYGLADTRADLWPREDNSFVLPLELRPRDEEIGRVWMRDTYVNCFDVGGRPLYVATGTSRVPGLETASPWNDGIFVWTARSLRGPWRLADTTGIRPGAEKGKVWSPEFAGENRPGRTVVAPWQEYWHDDMFGKRANAWAPEVHYFRGRWYIVACMGDHSRLVGSFMLVSEGGVEGPYRLVEGSLDKPFGDPVRGGPSFIEPGAYHHIDGSLYSEGDDAWLVLHNDLYAKFRDDMEDIVPTTALPRFAQQRYSPEPYLEGAYVFRHRGKYFLLHAAWNRASLDPYGSTRHAYEPGGTGRVQYQYDAVVAVADRFEGPYSRRWTAGVGAGHNNFFADADGRLWATFFRNPNFGYWADPARIADAAVPGVVRLEWTGGEDGRIYVQRRRGRAAGH
- a CDS encoding magnesium and cobalt transport protein CorA, which produces MIKSLRHVVRRAPRRTVDLSHHARSPLGSAVVNCVSYLDGVRLQQGNCPAAEALGHVRRRGQGFVWIGLHEPREEELAGLADLFGLHPLAVEDAVHAHQRPKVERYDDTLFAVFKTVRYVEHAELTATSEVVDTGELMVFAGPDFVITVRHGPHGSLGPLRETLEASPEQLAQGPAAVLHAIADHVVDDYLATDAVQRDIDDVESAVFSEHAHRGDAGRIYQLKRELMELRRAVAPLDRPLQRLATSPMPHIAAGIRTYFRDVADHLQRITDQIAAYDTLLDSILQAHLAQVTVAQNEDMRKITAWAAIIAIPTMVCGVYGMNFDHMPELGSVYGYPATLLVIAVACSVVHRGFRRNGWL